A region of Tigriopus californicus strain San Diego chromosome 7, Tcal_SD_v2.1, whole genome shotgun sequence DNA encodes the following proteins:
- the LOC131884013 gene encoding luc7-like protein 3, whose translation MATAQLASMLDELMGRNRNDADAKELLWSDGDVCKYYLVDFCPHELFTNTKADLGPCAKIHDDELKSKFQAEKESSFKKAQHIEEFIRFCQRMLVDLQNRIKKAKERLLLTQNEDGIPYNLSGPQKEMADQISLLSQKITALVEEAEKEGCQGNVEQAQGLLKLSDQLKEERDQLKRALIPNYKEEYANHQKSMEVCDTCGAFLIVGDAQQRIDDHLMGKQHLGYSRLKASLDRITEERQKFREERDRELKERRLQRDKEVDERRRNRDSQSSGRSSGRRDRDRERDHRRNGGSRDRSRPRSSSKKRKSRSRSRDRNPKRRSRSGERGGRDHRNRSDRDRDRTRRRSKERRRRSSRSRSKDRKGRRRSRSRDRSSKSSSRTNDKE comes from the coding sequence ATGGCCACGGCTCAGTTGGCGTCCATGTTGGACGAGCTCATGGGTCGGAATCGGAACGACGCGGATGCTAAGGAATTACTCTGGTCGGACGGGGACGTGTGCAAATACTACCTGGTGGACTTCTGCCCGCATGAGCTCTTCACCAACACCAAGGCCGATTTGGGCCCGTGTGCCAAGATCCACGACGACGAGCTCAAGAGCAAGTTTCAGGCCGAGAAGGAGTCCTCGTTCAAAAAGGCCCAGCACATCGAGGAATTCATCCGTTTCTGTCAGCGGATGTTGGTGGACCTCCAGAACCGCATCAAGAAGGCCAAGGAGCGCTTGCTGCTCACCCAAAACGAGGATGGCATCCCCTACAACCTGAGCGGCCCGCAGAAGGAGATGGCCGATCAGATCAGCTTGCTCAGCCAAAAGATCACGGCCTTGGTCGAGgaggccgagaaagaaggCTGTCAAGGTAACGTGGAGCAAGCCCAAGGACTCTTGAAGCTCTCGGACCAACTGAAAGAAGAGCGCGATCAACTCAAGCGCGCCCTTATTCCCAATTACAAAGAGGAGTACGCCAACCACCAAAAGTCCATGGAGGTGTGCGACACTTGCGGAGCCTTTCTCATTGTGGGTGACGCCCAACAACGCATCGATGACCATCTCATGGGCAAGCAACATTTGGGCTATTCCCGACTCAAGGCTTCCCTTGACCGGATCACGGAGGAGCGGCAAAAGTTCCGCGAGGAACGCGACCGCGAGCTGAAAGAGCGGCGATTACAACGGGACAAGGAAGTAGACGAGCGACGGCGGAACCGTGATAGTCAAAGTAGTGGGCGTTCCTCGGGTCGTCGCGATCGAGACCGGGAACGGGATCACCGTCGGAATGGTGGAAGTCGGGATCGGTCTCGGCCCCGGTCTAGCTCGAAGAAGCGGAAAAGTCGAAGTCGAAGCCGCGACCGAAATCCTAAGCGAAGAAGTCGTTCGGGCGAGCGAGGAGGCCGGGACCACCGCAATCGAAGTGATCGTGACCGGGATCGAACCCGGCGACGATCCAAAGAGCGTCGACGGCGTTCCAGTCGCTCTCGTAGTAAGGATAGGAAAGGCCGACGTCGGTCGAGGAGCCGCGATCGATCGAGCAAATCATCATCCCGGACCAATGACAAGGAGTAG